A section of the Erwinia sp. E602 genome encodes:
- a CDS encoding porin family protein: MKVPVLVASLLLWPCSCVFAAPPETRYLPAASHLDRLSKQPAESHRADTQHITNRDLVARPELAKALLDGAVTQGRWDVVREILPVYAATPHPDGTLVLFAGAGLARSEGHHALAVARYRAILSEHPELAAVRLELARTLYENNQVDIAQYHFRRVLQTSPPDNVQHIIAQYLERIQRKGTLSGSINLSYLNDSNVNNASSGDIIRIGNREFIRNKDSFPQRGEGVSFSAALQKDLPLYDQHSLRFLGTVYGKDYWNNHDYDDITSRIYAGYLWRNFRQQFAALPFYEKRWYGTDAYSSGPGVRLEYSYLISPKWQVSQALEYQKMGYDNQDYEFLRGYTRYASTTLSHALNPRVALSGGVDLLEQQTSTASESNHRAGVRAAVQVDLPWKISFSALGAFSQRNYEADSDIFAVRRRDNEQFYHLAVWHRDLHFLGLMPKLNFSEKRVNSNIDFYSYRQHSITLSVDKQF, from the coding sequence ATGAAAGTTCCCGTTTTAGTGGCATCTCTGCTGCTGTGGCCGTGCAGCTGCGTTTTCGCCGCCCCGCCGGAAACCCGCTACCTCCCTGCTGCCAGCCATTTAGATCGCCTCTCTAAGCAACCCGCAGAAAGCCATCGCGCTGATACGCAGCACATCACCAACCGGGATCTTGTTGCCCGTCCTGAACTGGCGAAAGCCCTGCTCGACGGCGCCGTCACCCAGGGCAGATGGGATGTCGTGCGTGAAATATTGCCGGTGTATGCCGCCACGCCGCATCCCGATGGGACCCTCGTGCTGTTCGCCGGTGCCGGGCTGGCGCGCAGCGAAGGCCACCACGCGCTGGCTGTAGCGCGCTACCGGGCCATCCTGAGTGAACATCCCGAGCTGGCCGCCGTGCGTCTGGAGCTGGCACGCACCCTGTATGAAAATAATCAGGTGGATATTGCGCAGTATCACTTCCGCCGGGTGCTGCAGACCAGTCCACCGGATAACGTTCAGCACATCATCGCTCAGTATCTGGAGCGAATTCAGAGAAAGGGTACGCTGAGCGGCAGTATTAACCTGAGCTATCTTAACGACAGCAACGTGAATAACGCTTCGTCCGGCGACATCATTCGCATTGGTAACCGGGAGTTTATCCGTAACAAAGACAGTTTCCCCCAGCGTGGAGAAGGCGTGTCGTTCAGCGCGGCACTGCAAAAGGATTTACCTCTCTACGATCAGCACAGCCTGCGCTTTCTGGGTACCGTCTACGGTAAAGACTACTGGAATAACCATGATTATGACGACATTACCAGCCGGATTTATGCGGGATATCTGTGGCGCAACTTCCGCCAGCAGTTCGCCGCGCTGCCGTTTTATGAGAAACGCTGGTACGGAACGGACGCCTACTCTTCCGGCCCGGGTGTCCGGCTGGAATACAGCTATCTGATATCACCCAAATGGCAGGTCAGCCAGGCACTGGAATATCAGAAGATGGGCTACGACAATCAGGACTATGAGTTTCTGCGCGGCTACACGCGCTATGCTTCAACCACGCTTTCCCATGCGCTGAACCCGCGCGTTGCGCTGTCCGGCGGCGTGGATCTCCTCGAGCAGCAAACCAGCACAGCGAGTGAAAGCAATCACCGCGCCGGCGTGCGGGCGGCGGTACAGGTTGATTTGCCGTGGAAGATCTCGTTTTCTGCACTGGGCGCGTTTTCACAACGCAACTATGAGGCGGACAGCGATATCTTCGCCGTGCGCCGCCGCGATAACGAACAGTTTTACCACCTTGCCGTCTGGCATCGCGACCTGCATTTCCTCGGGCTGATGCCAAAGCTGAACTTCAGTGAGAAGCGGGTTAACAGCAATATCGATTTTTACAGCTATCGCCAGCACAGCATTACGCTGTCAGTGGATAAGCAATTTTAA
- a CDS encoding YgdI/YgdR family lipoprotein — MNKTVMTIAAAIVACTALSGCTRTSYAIHTNDGRTIVSDGKPTKSETGLLGYKDANGVKQQINQSDVKEVSEIPH; from the coding sequence ATGAATAAAACTGTGATGACTATTGCTGCGGCCATCGTGGCCTGCACGGCGTTAAGCGGCTGTACCCGTACCAGTTATGCTATCCATACCAACGACGGGCGCACCATCGTCAGCGACGGCAAACCGACCAAATCGGAAACCGGGCTGTTAGGTTACAAAGACGCCAACGGCGTCAAGCAGCAGATTAACCAGTCTGATGTGAAAGAAGTGTCGGAAATTCCACACTGA
- a CDS encoding YgdI/YgdR family lipoprotein: protein MKSRIATAVFLTSLSLIALTGCSSNQSIRTTDGRTIVTDGKPQIDNETGLVSYKDAQSGKTEQINRDRISNMSELDN from the coding sequence ATGAAGTCCAGAATAGCTACTGCGGTATTCCTTACGTCACTATCGCTGATAGCGTTGACGGGATGTTCATCTAATCAGTCGATCAGGACCACCGACGGCCGCACCATCGTCACCGACGGAAAGCCACAGATTGATAATGAAACCGGGCTGGTTTCCTATAAAGATGCCCAGAGCGGAAAAACCGAGCAAATTAACCGCGATCGGATTTCAAATATGAGTGAACTTGATAACTGA
- a CDS encoding diguanylate phosphodiesterase, with protein MLTTLIYRSDLHHDLSTDSLKKLIERARSNNESVSVTGILLFDGRTFFQILEGPRESVNATYHRICRDDRHNNFTLLLRDYAPQRRFGLTGMEIYDLRNADRADVFTAILPQRSFTSSQTYEDRPIRFLRSFLEDKNRSSYVRVAPVSKDDFYQQAIPLHDERNICPASRRWTFAFQPIVDTVEKKVIAFEALIRSPSGGSPQDLFSSMAKDELYEVDLLSKESAFIRAKQIGLVNRKVSVNLLPGSLVSLPDGVDRLLALVAAAGLVPEQVVVEVTEDEIISNFTEFQVAIDKLKAAGISLAIDDFGAGFAGLSLLSQFQPDKLKIDRKIITGIHRSGARQAIVQAILNCCASLEITVIVEGVEQVEEWAWLQAAGARYFQGFLFARPALSGEMIVHWPG; from the coding sequence ATGCTAACGACCCTTATCTACCGAAGCGATCTGCATCATGACTTGTCCACCGATTCATTAAAAAAATTGATTGAACGTGCGCGCAGTAATAATGAAAGTGTGTCGGTTACCGGGATATTGTTATTCGACGGGCGGACGTTTTTCCAGATTCTGGAAGGCCCGCGCGAGTCGGTCAACGCCACTTATCATCGGATCTGCCGCGACGACCGTCATAATAATTTCACCCTGCTGCTGCGTGATTACGCGCCTCAGCGCCGCTTCGGTCTGACCGGGATGGAGATCTACGATCTGAGAAACGCCGACCGGGCTGACGTTTTTACCGCCATTCTGCCGCAGCGCAGTTTTACTTCGTCGCAGACCTATGAAGACCGGCCGATACGTTTTCTGCGCTCTTTTCTGGAAGATAAAAACAGAAGCAGCTACGTCAGAGTGGCACCGGTCAGCAAGGATGATTTTTATCAGCAGGCCATTCCGTTGCATGATGAGCGGAATATCTGCCCCGCCAGCCGGCGCTGGACGTTTGCTTTCCAGCCGATCGTCGACACCGTCGAAAAAAAGGTCATCGCGTTTGAAGCGCTAATCAGAAGCCCGTCGGGCGGCTCGCCGCAGGATCTGTTCAGCAGCATGGCCAAAGATGAATTATACGAAGTAGATTTACTCTCCAAAGAATCGGCGTTTATTCGCGCAAAACAGATCGGTCTGGTAAACCGCAAGGTCTCGGTGAATCTGTTGCCTGGTTCGCTGGTCAGCCTGCCCGATGGTGTCGATCGCCTGCTGGCGCTGGTCGCCGCCGCGGGACTGGTGCCGGAACAGGTGGTGGTTGAAGTGACGGAGGATGAGATCATCTCCAACTTCACCGAGTTTCAGGTGGCGATTGATAAGCTGAAAGCGGCGGGGATCAGCCTGGCGATCGATGACTTTGGTGCCGGCTTTGCCGGCCTGTCGCTGCTGTCGCAGTTCCAGCCGGACAAGCTGAAAATCGATCGAAAAATTATCACCGGCATCCACCGTAGCGGCGCGAGGCAGGCGATCGTGCAGGCGATCCTTAACTGCTGTGCGTCGCTGGAGATCACCGTAATTGTGGAAGGTGTGGAACAGGTGGAAGAGTGGGCCTGGCTGCAGGCGGCAGGCGCGCGTTACTTCCAGGGGTTCCTGTTTGCCCGACCGGCGCTGAGCGGTGAAATGATCGTTCACTGGCCCGGCTAA